TCCATAATCATTAGTTAGTGACATTGTGTTACCACTACCATCAGATAAAACAGCGTCTGAAACTGTAACATCAACAGAACCGTTAGGAGCACCTGTAATTGTATATACACCTGCGTCTGTAGAACCATCACAATACATAGTTGAAGGACATGTAACACTTCCTGCATTGTCCATAACAACAGTTTCTGGAGTACCATCTGTAGATAAAGTACCAAAGTCCATTTGAGTATCTTCTACGATTTCTAGTGGAGCAACAATTTCAGCATTAACAACACCGTTGATTGAAGCTGCTCTTGATTCAGCTGTAACTAAAACACCAGCCAAAGCTAGCAATGATAAAGATATTTTTTTCATTTTATTCTCCTCGTTATTTTAAACTATATGAATTTTTTTTATATCCACGTTGGTTATTATAGCATAAATTGGGATTTCTTTC
This genomic window from Alphaproteobacteria bacterium contains:
- a CDS encoding DUF4402 domain-containing protein, which produces MKKISLSLLALAGVLVTAESRAASINGVVNAEIVAPLEIVEDTQMDFGTLSTDGTPETVVMDNAGSVTCPSTMYCDGSTDAGVYTITGAPNGSVDVTVSDAVLSDGSGNTMSLTNDYGIKAGETLDGTGELVINVGGELAVAGDQATGIYSTSSVGGTAMTIDVNY